GGCGCGCGACATCCGCGAGACGTTCCACCGCATGGCGATGAACGACGAGGAGACCGTCGCCTTGATCGCGGGCGGGCACACGTTCGGCAAGACCCACGGCGCTGCCGAGCCGGACACCTACCTCGGCCCCGAACCCGAAGGCGCCGCGCTGGAGGAGCAGGGCCTCGGCTGGCGAAGCGGTTACGGCACGGGCACGGGCGCCGACACCATCTCCAGCGGGCTCGAGGGCACATGGACTCCCACCCCGACGAAGTGGGACAACAGCTTCTTCGAGACCCTGTTCGCCTATGAGTGGGACCTCGAGCTCAGCCCCGCCGGTCTGTGGCAATGGATCCCGCGGGGCGGCGGCGGAACCGGAACCGTGCCCGACGCCCACGACCCGGCGAAAACGCACGCGCCGACGATCCTGACGACGGATCTCGCACTGCGGGCGGACCCGGTCTACGAACCGATCTCCCGGCGGTTCCGGGAAAACCCGGACCTGCTCGCGGACACGTTCGCTCGGGCGTGGTTCAAGCTGACCCACCTCGACCTCGGCCCGATCCAGCGTTACCTCGGACCGCTGGTCCCCCGTGAACCCCTGCTCTGGCAAGACCCGATCCCCGCGGTGGACCACGAACTCGTCTCCGCGGCGGACGTCGCAGCGCTCAAGCGCGAGATCCTCGCTTCCGGGCTGTCGGTCTCCGAGCTCGTTTCCACGGCCTGGGCCTCGGCCTCGACGTTCCGCGTCAGCGACAAGCGGGGTGGCGCGAACGGGGCGCGCCTGCGCCTCGAGCCGCAGCGAAGCTGGCCGGTCAACGAGCCCGGCCGGCTCGCGCGGGTGCTGCGCACCCTGGAGGAGATCCAGGAGTCCTTCGCCCGCGCCCGAAACGGGGGCAAGAAGATCTCGCTCGCCGACCTGATCGTGCTCGGCGGGGCCGCCGCCGTCGAACGGGCCGCCGCGAACGCGGGCCACGACGTCGAAGTCCCGTTCGCCCCGGGCCGCATGGACGCGACACAGGAATGGACCGACGTCGAGTCCTTCGCCGCGCTCGAACCGGCCGCGGACGGGTTCCGCAACCACCGGGGGAAAGGTGGCCGGCTGCGGCCGGAGCAGCAGCTGGTCGACCGCGCGAACCTGCTGAGCCTGAACGCGCCGGAGATGACGGTCCTCGTGGGCGGTCTGCGGGTCCTCGGAGCGAACCACCGTCAGTCGCCGCTGGGCGTGCTCACGGCCCGGCCCGGGTCGCTGACCAACGACTTCTTCGTGAACCTTCTCGACACCGGGGTGCAGTGGCAGCCGCGGCCGGGGTCCGGTTCGCTCGCCGAGACCTTCGAGGGCCGCGACCGGAGCACCGGCGGGATCAAGTGGACGGCGAGCCGCGTCGACCTCGTCTTCGGTTCGAACTCCGAACTGCGGGCGCTCGCGGAGGTCTACGCGAGCGATGACGCGGGAGCACACTTCGTGCGTGATTTCGTTGCGGCCTGGGACAAAGTGATGAACCTCGACCGGTACGACCTCCGCTCGTGATCCGGCCGCGTTCTCGGCCGGCCGAGTTTTTCACCGGGGGCCGCCGGCCGGGCTCGGGACAGGTTTCGGGTGAGCCGCCCGCTGCCCGACGGGGCCGAATCGAGTGCGAACGGTCGTCGATTCGAGGTGAACGGCGCGCGCCGGCCCGCACGTCCGCTGCGCTTGTCGGCGTGTTTTCTCCGGCGTAGCGTGCCTATCGAGGGCCGATTTCGGGTCGGACGACGGACGACGCGGGGAAAATTGATCGAATTCTGAATAATTTCCGTGCGGGAATGCGCGTCACCGCGCCCGAGCACCTTCGATGCGACCGATGCGAAGTCGGTACGAAGATCGGGATGAGGAAGGTGAAAGCCGATGACGACAGCGCCAGAACGGACCGACTTGTTCAAAGAGCTCGGGCTGGACGTGCAAAACCACGCAACGCTGGGCCGTGTGCTCGGTACCGGAAAGATCGAGCGAGCCAGCGAGGGATCGGATGGCCGCATGCAGGCCACCATTCGCATCAACGAGGACGAGCTGATGTGGGATCCCTCGATTCTCGTGATGCCCCACGGCGGGGATATCGACCTCGAGCTCATCAACGACGACAAGAACACCCACTGCGCGCTCCTGCCGAGCAATGGCGACCGCAAATTCATCTGGCTGGTGAATCATTCGCGTGGCCGGGCGACGCTCAACCTCGACGGCCCGGGTTACTACTGGTTCTGCTCGCCCACCGGCAACGACGAGGGCCGTGGGCTGACCGGGGCCATCGTCGTCCTGGGCGACGCGCCGCCGGAGGCCCGGTTGGACCGACCCGACCAGCCGCAACCGTAGGAAGGAGGAGGACATGACGACCTCGGAAGACTACGTCGACGCCGGTGAGGCCATCGACCAGGGAAACCTGAGCTACAAGATGCCAGGCGGGGATCTCGCTCCGCCGGTCACGGCCGGCGTGAACTACGAGCGCATCCTCAACGCCCGCAACGAACCGCACAACTGGCTGACCTACTACGGCGCCTACGACGGGCAGCGCTACAGCCCGCTGGACCAGATCAACACCGACAACGTCAAGCGTCTCGCTCCCGCCTGGGTGTTCCAGGCCGGCACGACCGGCCTGATCGCGGGCGCGTCGACCTACTCGTTCGAAGCCGCCCCGATCGTCGTCGACGGGATCATGTTCGTGACCGGCTGGGACGGCTGGATCTGGGCCCTGGACGCGAAAACAGGGGTGGAGATCTGGCGGTACAAGCACGCCGTGCCGTTCGACGTTTCGCTGTGCTGCGGCAACGTCAACCGCGGATGCGCCGTCGCGCAGGGCAAGGTCTTCTTCGTCACGGCGAACGCCCGGCTCCTCGCGCTCGACGCGACCAGTGGGAAAATGGTGTGGACCAAGACCTACGGCGACGTACGGGCCGGTGAGAGCGCCACCGTCGCGCCACTGGTCGTGAAGAACATGGTCATCGTGGGCAGTTCCGGCGGCGAGTTCGGCGTGCGCGGTCACCTCGACGCGTTCGACCTCGAATCCGGCGAGCACCAGTGGCGCTGCTACATGGTGCCGAAGCCCGGGGAACCGGGCTCCGAGACCTGGCCCGCCGACGGCGAAGCCTGGGCGCGCGGCGGTGCGAACTGCTGGCTCACCAGCACGTTCGACCCGGAGACCAACCTGCTCTACGTCGGTACCGGCAACCCGGCGCCCGACTTCGACGGCGAGGTCCGGGAAGGCGACAACCTCTACACCGACAGTATCGTCGCCGTCGACGTGGACAGCGGGCAGATCCGCTGGCACCACCAGTGCACGCCGCACGACCTGTGGGACTACGACAGCATCGCCGAGTGCATCCTGTTCGAGAAGGACGGCCGCAAGCTGCTCGGGCACTTCGACAAGAACGGCTACTTCTACGTTCTCGATCGCACCAACGGCGAGCTGATTCAGGTCACCCCGTTCGTGGACCGCATCACCTGGGGCGCGGTCACTCGCGACGGCCGGGTCACGGCCAAGCTGTACCCCGAGAAGGAGGGCGAACCGGTCCACTTCTACCCGGGTCCGGCCGGCGCGAAGGAATGGACCCACGCGTCCTACAGCCCGAAGACCGGGCTCTTCTACGTCCCGGTCCAGGACACCGGGGCCACGGCCACCCGGCGCCGCCGGGAGTTCAAGGAGAGCATCCCGTATTGGGGCGCCGGGGTTCAGGTGGACGCCGAGGACATGACCGGGTCGGTCAGCGCGTTCGACGGCAACGGCGAGGAGAAGTGGCGCTGGCGCAACGAACTGCCGATGTGCGCCTCGACGCTGGCCACCGGCGGCGACCTGGTGTTCGCCGGCGAAGCCACCGGCGAGTTCAACGCGCTCGACGCGCGCACCGGAGAGCAGCTCTGGCAGTTCCAGTGCGGAAGCGGCCACCACAGCAGCCCGACCACGTACACGGTCGACGGGCGGCAGTACGTCGCCGTGCCCGTCGGCTGGGGCGGGTGGGCCGAGGGATTCCTCCCCGGCATGCTGGGTGCGGGGCACGGAAGCGCCCTGTTCGTCTTCGCCCTCCCGGAATCAACGTGACGCTTCAGGAGAACCCGCCGCGATGCGGGCAGAGGAGGTGAGTCCATGGAGTCTCGACTCGATGTGTGGGAGACGCCCGAGTTCGACGAGATCGGAGTCGCGCCCGAGGTGACCATGTACATCGCTCAGCTGGACGACTAGCTCAGCTGGACGACTAGAGGATGTGGGTGGCGCCGGGCTTCGGCCCGGCGCCCTCCGCCCGCTCGGACGACCACGGACGGAGTGCCGGGATGTGGCTGCGGGTACTGGGCTCGGCTGCGGGAGGCGGCTCCCCGCAGTGGAACTGCGGCTGCCCGGTCTGCACCGCCGTCCGGTCCGGGGCCGGACCCCCGCGCACGCAGTCCTCGGTCGCGGTGAGCGCCGAGGGCCGGTCGTGGTTCCTGATCAACGCCTCGCCCGACGTCCGCACCCAGATCGAGGCGTTCCCCAGGCTGTGGCCGCGAGACGGGGACCGCACCTCACCGCTGGAGGCGGTGCTGCTCACCGATGCCGAGCTGGACCACACCCTGGGGTTGCTGCTGCTGCGCGAGGCCCGCGGTCTGCGGCTGCACGCCACGCCGGCGGTGCACAAGACGTTGCGCGACGGCTCGGGGCTGCTCCGCACGCTGGAGCTCTACTGTCCGGTCGACTGGCGAGCGGTGGTCCCCGGCGCCGACGTGCCGCTGGCCGACGGGCTGTCCTGCCGGGCGTTCGACGTGCCCACCACGAAGCGGGACCGCTTCGGCTCCGGTGCGGACCACGGTCGCGTGGTGGGCTATCGGTTGACCGATGAACGCAGCGGACGGCATCTGGTCTACCTGCCGGGGGTGCAGGCGCTGACCCCGGCGCTGCGCGCGGAGATCGCGGGCTGTGACTGCCTGCTGATCGACGGGACCTGCTGGCGTGACGACGAACTGGTGCGGCTCGGCCTGGCCGGCAAGACGTCGCGCGAGATGGGTCACCAGCCCCTCGACGGCCCGCACGGCACGCTGGCGCAGCTGAAGTCGCTGAACGTCGGGCGGGTGATCTTCGTGCACCTGAACAACACCAACCCCGTCCTGCTGGAAGACACGGCCGAGCGGCGCCGGGTGGCGGCCGCCGGCATGGAGGTGGCCGTGGACGGACTCGAGGTCGAGGTGTAGCGCATGACAACGACAACCGGGATCACCGACGAGTTCGTCGAGACGTTGCGGGCCCACTCGCGCCGCTACCACGACCAGCACCCGTTCCACGTCCGGATGAACGCGGGCCGGCTGAGCCGCGCACAGATCCGGGGCTGGGTGGCCAACCGGTTCTACTACCAGGAGAACATCCCCCGCAAAGACGCCGCGATCCTCGCCAACTGTCCCGATCTCGAAGTCCGCCGCCGCTGGATCCGCCGGATCCTCGACCACGACGGCCGCCACGCCGGGGAGGGCGGTATCGAGGCGTGGCTGCGGCTCGGCGAGGCCGCCGGGCTCACCCGCGAAGAAGTCCTGGACCACCGGCACCTGGTCCCGGGCGTGCGGTTCGCGGTCGACGCCTACGTGAACTTCACCCGGACCCGCCCGTGGGTGGAGGCGGTCGCGTCGTCGCTCACCGAGCTGTTCGCCCCCGACCTGATGGCCGAGCGGCTGGCGGCGTTCGAGCGGTGGTACCCGTGGATCGCGCCCGAGGGCCTCGCCTACTTCCGCGCCCGCCTCGACCAGGCCCCGCGCGACTGCGAGCACGCCCTCGAAGTGGTCACCGCGCACTGCCGGTCCGCCGAGTCCCAGGCCCGCGCCGTCGACGCGCTGTCGTTCAAGTGCGATGTCCTGTGGAGCCTGATGGACGCGATCGATCGAACCTACCCGGAGTGAGCGCCATGGACTCGACGACCCGACCCGAAGTGTCCACGTCGGACCGACCGCGGCTGGCGCGCCACGTCCGGCTGGCGTTCAACCCGGCCCGGCAGCAGCACGTGCTGCAACTGCCCGAGACCGTGGTGGTGCTGAACGCCAGCGGCGCGGCCATCCTCGAGCTGTGCGACGGGCGGCGCACGGTGGCCGAGATCGTGGCCGAGCTGGGCGCGCGGTACGAGAGCGTCCCCGACGACGAGGTGCGGCGGTTCCTGACCCGGCTCGTCGCCCGGCGCTGTGTGGAGCCGGCCGATGGATAGCCCCTTCGGACTGCTGGCCGAGCTCACCTACCGCTGCCCACTGGCCTGCTCGTACTGCTCCAACCCGCTGAACCTCGCCGACTACACCGACGAGCTGGCGACGGTCGAGTGGCGGCGTGTGCTGGCCGAAGCGGCTGAGCTGGGGGTGCTGCAGTGTCACCTGTCCGGCGGGGAACCGTTGCTGCGCCGCGACTTGGTGGAGATCGTGGCACAGGCCCACGAGCTCGGCCTCTACACCAACCTCGTGACCAGCGCACTCGGGCTCTCGCGGCCGAGAGCGGAGCAACTGCGGGCCGCCGGTCTGGACCACGTGCAGATCAGCGTCCAGGCCGATGAACCCGCGGTGTCCGACCGGATCGCCGGGACCCCGTCCTTCGGCCGCAAGATCGAGGCCATGGGCGTGGTCAAGGAACTGGGGTGGCCGCTCACCGTGAACGTGGTGCTGCACCGGCAGAACATCGACCGCGTCGCCGACGTGCTCGATCTGGCCGAACAGGTGGGCGCCGACCGGGTGGAGCTGGCCAACACCCAGTACTACGGCTGGGCGTTGCGCAACCGGGCCGCGCTGCTGCCGAGCCGGGACCAGCTCGACGCGGCCGAGGTCGTCGTGCGGGCCGCCCGCGAGCGGCTGCGGGATCGCATGGACGTCCTCTACGTCCTGCCCGACTACTACAGCCGCTATCCGAAGCCCTGCATGGGCGGCTGGGCGTCCCGCCAGCTGACCGTGACGCCGAACGGCGACGTCCTGCCGTGCCCCGCCGCCCAATCCCTGCCGTTGCCGCGGGCGAGCGTGCGGGAGGACTCGCTGGCGCGGATCTGGGCCGAGGCCCCCGTGATGACCGCGTTCCGGGGGACGGACTGGATGCCGGATCCCTGCCGCGGCTGCGATCGGCGGGAACTGGACTTCGGCGGCTGCCGCTGCCAGGCGTTCCAGCTCACCGGCGACGCGGCACGCACCGACCCGGTGTGCCACCTCTCGCCCGACCACGACCTCGTGGCCCGGGTGGTCGAGACCGCGAACGCCGATTCGCGGACCGATCTTCCGTTGCTCCCCCGGCCGCACCGCGCCGGCCGTGCCCGCTCGTGACGCTCAATCCGTTTCGATCGGTGCTCCGCCGAACACGGTGAAGCTGACGGCCCAGTAGGCGATGTAGAGCGCGAGCAGCACGAACCCGTGCCAGCGCCGGAGCCGGCGGGTGGCGAGGAAGTACGCCGCGAGCGCGGTCATGCCGACGAGGACCGGGAGGTGCCAGGAAAGCACGTTCCCGTCGACGTCGATGCTGCCGCCGGCGAGCAGGATTATGCCGAGCTTCGCGGTCACGCCGAAGACGACGCTGCCGATGACGTTGCCGACCCCGAGCTCGGGCGCGCCTTTGCGGGTGGGTTCGACGGTCAGGAAGATGTCTTCGAGCGTGAGCACGAGGGTGGCGATCGTCGCGCCGAAGAGCGCACCCTGGATGTGGTAATCCTCCAGGATGCCCTTGGTGCCGTAGCTGGTGATGGCGGCGCCGGCGACGAGGCCCGCCAGCGCCAGCACGGCCAGCGCGATCGCGGCCCAGCCGGGAATCGGGCGCTCCTTGTCGAACGGCATCGTCACGACGAACGGCGGCTTGTCGGTGGGCACGTCGGCGGGGCTTCGCGGCGTCGCGTCGCCGGTCGCGCTCGTACTGGGTCCCGCCCCGACTTCCAGCTTCTCGAGGATCTCGGCGTTGCGGAAGACCGGCGTGCTCCGCTTGAGCTCCCGGGTGGCCACGTAGCCGATGAAGAGCACGAACAGCAGCACGAGCACCACACCGTAGATCGGCGTGAGCGGCGCGAAGACGATGAACGGGATCAGCACCAACGGCGAGGCGGCGAACAGCACGAGGTAGGGGCGCGGAATGTTCACCTTCGTCGGCGAAACGATCGCAGCCAGGGCGAGCACTATTCCGATCATCGAGATGGCCGTGCCGAATACGGTCCCGAGCGCGACGTCACCGAGATCTTCCACGTTCAGCGCCACTCCGAGCGCGACGTCGTCGAATTCGATCCCGGTGAAGACGATCGCGAGCAGGAATATGGAGACACGCAGGCCGGCCGCCGCACCGACGAGGTAGGTGATCAGCTTCTCCGCGCTGTAGATCAGCAATGCCGCACCAGCGAAGAAAATCACTATCGACATAGTACCGGCGTTCCTTTCCGAGAGGGCCGAAAAGGTCAGTGCTCGGGTCGACCGACAGCCAGTCACTGCCCCCGGCATCCGATCGTCGCAGGTCGCCGTCGATTCGGCTATGCCCACTCACCCCCGTGAAATTGTGGGGACCAATGTGCCCGTTCGGCGGCGGAATTCACCGGATTCCGCTGTCGCCGGCCGCATTGTCGATGGGGCCGCCAGGACCCGCGTTCCCTGGTGGCAGGATGCGGGCATGCGAGTGACGCGCTACGACGCGGCCCAAGAGGTTCGGCGGGGGCGGGTGGACACGAACACCGTGGCCCGCCTCGACGAGGTCGGCGGGTTCGCCGAGGTGCTCGACGTGCTGGCTCAACTGCGGGGCGAGGACACGGCCGCGCGGGTGCTGTGCACGCTCGACGACGTCGACCAGTGCCTGTACACGAACCTGCACGCGACAGAAGACGAACGGCTCTGGTTCGACGACGGCGAAGACGAGGACCCGGCGCTGCGGCGGAAGGCGGACGACGCGCGGGCGGCACACGTCGCGGCGGCGCTCGAGGGGTCGCGGGTGGCATGGGAGGAGCTGCCGGGGCAGCGCATGGGCGGCGAGGTCGACGTCGCGGCGCTGGTGGCGGTGAACCGGGCGCCGGACGGGTTCCTGGACGACGTCGTGCTCGTGCAGCGGGTGCCCGTGGCGCGCGACGACCTGGCCATCGCGGGGATCCCGAACGGCTACTTCACCTCCGACTGGAGCGTGTTCCAGAACCACGCGATCGTCCGGCGGATGGCGACGCACGGCTATCGCCACTTCGGGATCGGGGCCTCGCTGCTCGGGTTCGATCGCCCGATCGCCCCCTCGGCCGAGGAGGCGCGGGCGGTCGTCGCCGACCTGACGCACCTCTACGGAGCACCCGGCGTGGCCGCGTGGGACGAGCTCGCCCGGCTGCTGCCGGAGCGCAGCCTGCTGCTGCTCGGCTACACCGAGAACTCCCCTGACCTGGTCGACTAGCTCGTCTGAACCTTCGCGCGCGCCCGGGCCCGCGGGCGGACCGTGAAACCGCTCGGCTTGAGTGTCAGGGACTCCGCGATCTTCAGCTCATACGCCGGATCGGCCTCGAAGTCGTAGCGCTGCAACACCATGCCGAGCGCCAGCACCGCTTCGTGCAGCGCGAACTGCCGGCCGACGCACGCGCGCTCCCCCGTGCCGAACGGTTTGTACGCCTGCGCCGGGCGTTTCTTCACCGCGGCGGGCTCGAAGCGGTCCGGGTCGAACTTCTCCGGGTCCGGCCCCCACACCGCCGGGTCGCGGTGGACCAGCGGCAGCGGCACGATCACCCAGTCGCCCTTGCGCATCCGGTACTTGCCGCCGAGCAGCACGTCTTCGCGGGCCTCGCGCGAGTAGCCGGGCGCGGTCGGCCAGAGGCGCATGGCCTCGTCGAGCACGCGGCGCACGTAACGCAGCTTCGCGACGTCGCCGAACCCCGGCTCGCGATCGCCCCACACCGCGTCGACCTCGGCGCGCGCCTTCGCCAGCACCTCGGGGTTGCGCGTGAGGTAGTACAGCGCGAACGACAGCGCGCCGGACGTCGTCTCGTGGCCCGCGACGACGAACGTGATGGCCTGGTTGCGGATGTTCACCGGGTCCAGGCGCTCGCCCGTCATCGGGTGGCCCTCGGTGAGCATCAGCCCGAGCAGGTCGCGGCTCTCGCCCCCTTCGCGGCGGCGGGCCTCGATGACCTCGTCGACGAGGTTGTTCATCGTCGCGATGTCGGCCTGGTTCTGCGCGGGCGACCCGGCGAACGCGCGCCGCACGAACGGGAGCTTCACGTTCTGCAGCTGCGCGAACCGCAGCGCACGGATCATCGCCGTGACGAAGGGGTGCGGCTCGGTGCGCTCGAACGAGCCGAACCGGTAGCCGAAGCCGGCGCGCCCGATCGTCTCCAGGGTCAGCCGGGTCATGTCGGCGGCGACGTCCACCGGGCCGCTCGCGCGGTCCCACGCGTCGGTCAGCTCGTGCGCGACCTCCAGCATCACCGGGTGATAGCGGCGCATCGCGTCGGCGGAGAACGCCGGCTGCAGGATGTCGTGGGCCAGCCGCCAGTTCGGCTCGTGCGTGTGGGCGGTGAACAGCCCGTCGCCCGCCACCGCGCGCAGGTTCTCGATGCCGAGACCGACGTGCTTGCCGAACTTCGTCTCGTCGTTGAGCTGCGTGACCACGTCGACGCCGCCGGCGAAGACGATCTCGAACCCGAAGATCTTGCGCGTGAAGATGGGCCCGACCTGCTGCCCGACGCGCAAGGTGTCTTGCAGCGGCGTGCGCGGGTTCGACCCGAGCAGGTCGCCGATCACCGGCAGCCGGCCCGGCCGGTGCGGAATCCCGGTGGTGTCCACGTTCGCTCCCCTATTGAACCCAGATCCAATAACGTCACGATCCCCCGCTACTGAACCCGTGTCAAGTAAGCTCGCGTGATGCGGACACGGCTGAGCACGCAGCAGCGGCGCGAGCAGCTCCTGGGCATCGGCGCCGGACTGTTCGCGAACCGGCCGTACGACGACGTGTGGATCGAGGAGGTCGCGGAGATCGCCCAGGTCTCGCGCGGCCTGCTGTACCACTACTTCCCCACGAAAAAGGACTTCTTCGCCGAGATCGTCCGCCGGCAGCGCGACCAGTTGCTGGCGATGAGCGAGCCCGACCCGGAGCTGCCGGTGACCGAGCAGCTGCGCGCCGGGCTCGACGTCTACCTCGAGTTCGCCCGCACCCACCCCGATGGCTACCGCATCGTGCACCGCTCCGCCGGCGACGCCGACCGCGAGATCCGGGAAATCCGCGAAGCCGGGATGGCCGCGAACACCGAGCGCATCCTGGCCGCGATCAGCGTGCTGCGACCGGTCACCGACACCACGCGGCTGGCCGTGCGCGGCTGGCTGGCCTTCGTGTCCACCCTGATCCTCGACTGGCTCGACCAACCGAAGGTCACCCACGAGGAACTGCGCGACATCTGCGTGCGGACTCTGTTCGCGGCGGTCGACGTCACCGTGTGACGGGGCGGGTCATTCCCGCAGCCGCACCCGGGCCCAGCTCGCCGGCGATGATCTGTTCCTTGATCCGCCGATGGCACTCGTCGACGAGCGAGGGCAGGGTGATGCGGTCGAAACCCCGGGACTCCGCGATCGACATCGTGACGGTTTCGTCGACAGCCGGCAGAAATCGCGGTGGCGGGTCAGACCTCCTTCTGGTGCCCGGTCAGCGTGATGTGGCCTTCGGCGCGGATCCGCTCGACCATGTGCGGGTAATGGAGCTCGAACGCGGGGCGCTCGGATCGGATCCGGGGCAGCTCGGTGAAGTTGTGCCGCGGCGGCGGGCACGACGTGGCCCATTCCAGGGAGTTGCCGTAGCCCCACGGATCGTCGACCGTGACGATCTCGCCGTAGCGGTAGCTCTTGAACACGTTCCACAGGAACGGCAGCATCGAGGCGCCGAGGAGGTACGCGCTGATCGTCGAGACGGTGTTGAGCACGGTGAAGCCGTCCGTGGACAGGTAGTCGGCGTAGCGGCGCGGCATGCCTTCGGCGCCGAGCCAGTGCTGGACCAGGAACGTGCCGTGGAAGCCGATGAAGGTGGTCCAGAAGTGCCACTTGCCGAGCTTCTCGTCCATCATCCGCCCGGTGAACTTGGGGAACCAGAAGTAGATGCCGGCGAAGGTGGCGAACACAATCGTGCCGTAGAGGACGTAATGGAAGTGCGCCACGACGAAATACGTGTCGGACACGTGGAAGTCGATCGGGGGCGCGGCCAGCATCACGCCGGTCAGACCACCGAACAGGAACGTGACGATGAAGCCCATCGAGAAGATCATCGGCGTCTCGAAGGAGAGCTGACCCTTCCACATCGTGCCGATCCAGTTGAAGAACTTCACGCCCGTGGGCACGGCGATCAGGAACGTCATGAACGAGAAGAACGGCAGCAGCACCGCGCCCGTGGCGTACATGTGGTGCGCCCACACCGCGGCCGAGAGCGCCGAGATGGCGATGGTCGCGAAGATCAGGCCGCGGTAGCCGAAGATCGGTTTCCGGCTGAACACCGGGAAGATCTCCGACACGATCCCGAAGAACGGCAGCGCGACGATGTACACCTCGGGGTGGCCGAAGAACCAGAACAGGTGTTGCCACAGGATCACCCCGCCGTTGGCCGGGTCGAACACGTGCGCGCCCAGGTGCCGGTCCGCCAGCAGCCCGAGCAACGCGGAGGTGAGGATCGGGAACGCGACGAGGATCAGGATGCTCGTGATGAGGATGTTCCAGGTGAAGATCGGCATCCGGAACATTGTCATTCCCGGCGCGCGCAGGCAGACCACCGTGGTGACCATGTTGACGGCGCCGAGGATCGTGCCCAGGCCGCCCACCACCAGCCCGGCGAGCCACAGATCGGCACCGACACCCGGCGAGTGGATCGCGTCCGACAGTGGCGTGTAGGCGAACCAGCCGAAGTCGGCCGCGCCGCCGGGGGTCAGGAATCCGGAAAGGACGATCAGGCTCCCGAAGAGGAAAAGCCAGTAGGAGAAGGCATTCAGCCGGGGAAAGGCGACGTCGGGCGACCCGATCTGCAGCGGCAGCACGAAGTTCGCGAACCCGAACAGCACCGGGGTCGCGTACAGCAGCAGCATCACGGTGCCGTGCATGGTGAACAGCTGGTTGTACTGCTCCTGCGACAGGAACTGCAGCCCGGGCCGGGCGAGCTCGGAGCGCATCAGCATCGCCATCGCGCCGCCAATGAGGAAGAACCCCATCGAGGTGACGAGGTACATGATGCCGAGCTGCTTGTGGTCCGTCGTGCGCAGCAGCCGGACGACCAGCGAACCCCGGGGCGAGTCCCGGCGCGGGTGAGCGCGGACCGCCACGGAAACCGGGACCACGCGCGCGGGCGAATCGGTGCTCATGACAGGCTCCTGACCAGGTCTTGGACCGACACGCGCTGCCCGGTGAGCGCGGCGGCCCCCCGGTCGCGCCCTGACGCCGCCGGGACGGCCGCGAAGACCGACCACATCGTGTAGGCCTGCCCGGGTTCGCGGGCGTTCATCGCGGCAGGACGGTGAACGCGACCGTCAGCACGAAGACCAGTGCGCCCATCGCCAGCAGCGCCAAAGCGATCCTCCGCGCCCCGGCGCCGGGCGGCCCCGCCACCTCGCGGCTCGGCTCCGGAATGAACTCGTCCATCACCACTCCTTTACTTACGCCTGACCGCCCGGATGGATAATACGCTGATAATTAGCACACTAATCAACGGGGCGAGACGTACCTCACGACCCTTTTTCCGCCGCTGAGTGTGCGGGGACGACCCCGGTGCGCCTTCATGCGTGGCAGGTGATGCGCGGGCGACGGGCGGCTGGTGCTGTTCGCGGCAACGGCAGCGAGCGAAGGAGTCAGCCATGTCCGAAGTCGAGGTCAAGCGCGAGGAGAAGCTTTCGCGCGAGGACGCCGCCCAGCGGCTCGCCGCACTCGCCGCCGCGCTGGCGGCAGGGGGCAAGGTGGAGCTCGCGCTCGGCGCCAGCACCGTGAAGATCCACGTGCCCGATGAGGT
The sequence above is a segment of the Amycolatopsis sp. 2-15 genome. Coding sequences within it:
- the katG gene encoding catalase/peroxidase HPI, translating into MSDSPDAVVGETNDRSAGGLGLPGAATRAGRPAPPASNRDWWPSRLDLDILRKNPAAANPWGRDFDYAAEFRTLDLDALAKDVDEVLTTSQPWWPADFGHYGPLVIRMVWHCAGTYRIDDGRGGAATGMQRFAPQNSWPDNRNLDKARRLLWPVKKKYGRKISWADLMVFAGNRALATMGFTTFGFAGGRADVWESDDDVYWGPEHFWLGDERHGGVRDLQRPLAAAQMGLIYVNPEGPHTVPDPLTAARDIRETFHRMAMNDEETVALIAGGHTFGKTHGAAEPDTYLGPEPEGAALEEQGLGWRSGYGTGTGADTISSGLEGTWTPTPTKWDNSFFETLFAYEWDLELSPAGLWQWIPRGGGGTGTVPDAHDPAKTHAPTILTTDLALRADPVYEPISRRFRENPDLLADTFARAWFKLTHLDLGPIQRYLGPLVPREPLLWQDPIPAVDHELVSAADVAALKREILASGLSVSELVSTAWASASTFRVSDKRGGANGARLRLEPQRSWPVNEPGRLARVLRTLEEIQESFARARNGGKKISLADLIVLGGAAAVERAAANAGHDVEVPFAPGRMDATQEWTDVESFAALEPAADGFRNHRGKGGRLRPEQQLVDRANLLSLNAPEMTVLVGGLRVLGANHRQSPLGVLTARPGSLTNDFFVNLLDTGVQWQPRPGSGSLAETFEGRDRSTGGIKWTASRVDLVFGSNSELRALAEVYASDDAGAHFVRDFVAAWDKVMNLDRYDLRS
- a CDS encoding MSMEG_3727 family PQQ-associated protein, which encodes MTTAPERTDLFKELGLDVQNHATLGRVLGTGKIERASEGSDGRMQATIRINEDELMWDPSILVMPHGGDIDLELINDDKNTHCALLPSNGDRKFIWLVNHSRGRATLNLDGPGYYWFCSPTGNDEGRGLTGAIVVLGDAPPEARLDRPDQPQP
- a CDS encoding PQQ-dependent dehydrogenase, methanol/ethanol family, producing the protein MTTSEDYVDAGEAIDQGNLSYKMPGGDLAPPVTAGVNYERILNARNEPHNWLTYYGAYDGQRYSPLDQINTDNVKRLAPAWVFQAGTTGLIAGASTYSFEAAPIVVDGIMFVTGWDGWIWALDAKTGVEIWRYKHAVPFDVSLCCGNVNRGCAVAQGKVFFVTANARLLALDATSGKMVWTKTYGDVRAGESATVAPLVVKNMVIVGSSGGEFGVRGHLDAFDLESGEHQWRCYMVPKPGEPGSETWPADGEAWARGGANCWLTSTFDPETNLLYVGTGNPAPDFDGEVREGDNLYTDSIVAVDVDSGQIRWHHQCTPHDLWDYDSIAECILFEKDGRKLLGHFDKNGYFYVLDRTNGELIQVTPFVDRITWGAVTRDGRVTAKLYPEKEGEPVHFYPGPAGAKEWTHASYSPKTGLFYVPVQDTGATATRRRREFKESIPYWGAGVQVDAEDMTGSVSAFDGNGEEKWRWRNELPMCASTLATGGDLVFAGEATGEFNALDARTGEQLWQFQCGSGHHSSPTTYTVDGRQYVAVPVGWGGWAEGFLPGMLGAGHGSALFVFALPEST
- the pqqA gene encoding pyrroloquinoline quinone precursor peptide PqqA → MESRLDVWETPEFDEIGVAPEVTMYIAQLDD
- the pqqB gene encoding pyrroloquinoline quinone biosynthesis protein PqqB, with the protein product MWLRVLGSAAGGGSPQWNCGCPVCTAVRSGAGPPRTQSSVAVSAEGRSWFLINASPDVRTQIEAFPRLWPRDGDRTSPLEAVLLTDAELDHTLGLLLLREARGLRLHATPAVHKTLRDGSGLLRTLELYCPVDWRAVVPGADVPLADGLSCRAFDVPTTKRDRFGSGADHGRVVGYRLTDERSGRHLVYLPGVQALTPALRAEIAGCDCLLIDGTCWRDDELVRLGLAGKTSREMGHQPLDGPHGTLAQLKSLNVGRVIFVHLNNTNPVLLEDTAERRRVAAAGMEVAVDGLEVEV